In a genomic window of Spirosoma agri:
- a CDS encoding META domain-containing protein, which yields MIRLQMTRHYLFAGIVCLGFFTCGTTATVDPDSPAPATSLQTMRSSFGSLEGDWVLTNYKNNPLPTALQNRATLVLKKENTDRLDVGGRSFINHYGGSFSLDETKGLVVSTDGLFSTKMGGSPEAMQAENAYYAHLEKATYFELADNGQLLLYAGPKDDTRTEVLYFTRT from the coding sequence ATGATTAGGCTACAAATGACACGACATTACCTGTTTGCGGGAATTGTCTGTCTCGGTTTTTTCACGTGTGGCACCACGGCTACTGTTGATCCAGACAGCCCTGCTCCAGCAACCAGTTTACAAACGATGCGGTCGAGTTTTGGGTCGCTGGAAGGAGACTGGGTGCTGACAAATTACAAGAACAATCCACTCCCGACTGCGCTGCAAAACCGGGCTACGCTGGTGCTGAAAAAGGAAAATACCGATAGGCTGGACGTGGGTGGTCGCAGTTTTATCAACCACTATGGCGGTTCGTTTAGCCTTGACGAAACGAAAGGACTAGTCGTTTCGACCGATGGGCTGTTCTCGACAAAAATGGGCGGATCACCGGAGGCTATGCAGGCCGAAAATGCGTACTACGCGCATCTGGAAAAAGCCACCTATTTCGAACTGGCCGACAACGGTCAGCTTTTGCTCTACGCGGGCCCAAAAGACGACACCCGTACGGAGGTTTTGTATTTTACCAGAACGTAA
- a CDS encoding SDR family NAD(P)-dependent oxidoreductase produces MVNRFTNQIALVTGGAEGIGKGIARRLATEGATVVLADINADLLARTVAEFAEQGYAVSGHVVDISQEKAVASVFEAVKQTFGYLHVVVNSAGILGPTNTRITDYDVAAFDTVYSINLRGAFLTTKYAIKAMEETNYGRILHMASIAGKEGNPMMAGYSAMKAGLIGLIKGIGKEYAETGITVNGLAPAVIRTAMNENTAPEQLAYMTAKIPMKRLGTVDEVAALAAWVVSKEASFTTGFIFDLSGGRATY; encoded by the coding sequence ATGGTGAATCGATTTACGAACCAGATTGCCCTCGTTACGGGCGGAGCGGAAGGCATTGGCAAGGGGATTGCCAGACGGCTGGCTACGGAAGGAGCAACCGTCGTTCTGGCTGACATCAATGCCGATTTATTGGCTCGCACCGTGGCCGAATTTGCGGAGCAGGGCTATGCCGTAAGTGGCCACGTTGTCGATATTTCGCAGGAAAAGGCCGTTGCCAGTGTCTTTGAGGCCGTAAAACAAACGTTTGGGTACCTTCATGTTGTGGTTAACTCCGCCGGTATTCTCGGTCCGACCAATACCCGCATTACTGATTACGACGTGGCCGCTTTCGATACTGTTTACAGCATCAATCTGCGGGGCGCTTTCCTGACGACCAAATACGCCATAAAGGCAATGGAAGAAACCAATTACGGGCGCATCCTCCACATGGCGTCAATTGCCGGGAAAGAAGGGAATCCGATGATGGCGGGGTATTCGGCGATGAAAGCGGGGTTGATCGGGCTGATCAAAGGCATTGGTAAAGAATACGCCGAGACCGGTATAACCGTAAACGGGCTGGCTCCGGCTGTTATACGGACCGCCATGAACGAGAATACGGCCCCTGAACAACTGGCGTACATGACCGCTAAAATCCCGATGAAACGGCTGGGAACCGTAGACGAAGTAGCCGCCTTGGCAGCATGGGTCGTGTCAAAAGAAGCCAGTTTTACCACCGGTTTTATCTTCGATCTTTCGGGTGGACGGGCAACTTACTAA
- a CDS encoding DUF7133 domain-containing protein: MVKPVYYTSLFVAGLLCLVSFTTKFGTLLTDDPSPARTPADELTTFQLEPGLSIQLVAAEPMVQSPVAIQFDADGRLWVVEMRGFMPTIDGEGEDKPIGRISVLEDTNGDGRMDVSKVYLDSLLMPRALALVPGGALVVENQALWMTKDLNGDLKADTKTLIDKDYAGSGLPEHSGNGLWRSMDNWYYNAKSRLRYRLTDGKWQRDSTEARGQWGISHDDKGRLYYNYNWSQLHADLVPPNYLSGNKNHTPTTGIDYGLTLERRVYPIRPTPAVNRGYIPGTLDKEGRLQEFTAACSPLFYRGNALPTAYYGNVFVCEPAGNLIKRNLVDEKGVLLNAHDPHPGAEFLASTDERFRPVHLATGPDGALYVADMYRGLIQHSAYVTPYLKEQTLSRNLLQPINAGRIWRIVPANWTVTKPTKLATASSAELVAQLSNTDGWYRDMAQRLLVEHNDKRVEKLLTDVVLTGTNKLGRFHALWTLDGLKLSRPDLLLQLVSDPDPLVSSTALRILEPFAKSAKPVQQKLGKQLLAQWANAPIEQVLQMALTARVLDQTDAQPLLAGIIDRYGETPLIRDAVLSSLQNQEFAFLQSLLKAPQWQAQNPSKEIFLEMLTTSIVRKRNTAELTALLTRLDAKKQALGWQDKTILTGMSIAGTARKLKPIKLASAPAILTAATSPIDSSRLSALSSMFEWPGHVAAKTSSVKKSLLNDDEQKQFALGRQHYLSTCAGCHGTDGAGLNRFAPPLIGSDWVLGDEKRLALIILHGMEGPVKVAGKIYDAPDVLPVMPAHSTMDDGAITAILTYIRNEWGNQAGPMGKRVVGMTRVTSQGRVVPWTAKELNKYVLEAKATSGK; encoded by the coding sequence ATGGTTAAGCCTGTCTATTATACCTCGTTGTTCGTTGCTGGACTTTTGTGCTTGGTAAGCTTCACGACCAAGTTCGGAACGCTATTGACCGATGATCCATCACCCGCGCGAACGCCCGCCGACGAGTTGACAACGTTTCAGCTGGAACCGGGGCTATCGATTCAGCTCGTTGCGGCTGAACCTATGGTTCAGTCGCCGGTAGCGATTCAGTTCGACGCGGATGGCCGACTCTGGGTCGTCGAGATGCGCGGCTTTATGCCGACAATCGACGGTGAAGGGGAGGATAAGCCCATTGGCCGAATCTCCGTTCTCGAAGATACCAACGGTGATGGACGGATGGACGTCAGCAAGGTTTATCTCGATAGTCTGCTGATGCCGAGGGCGTTAGCGTTGGTGCCCGGTGGGGCGCTGGTCGTTGAGAATCAGGCGTTGTGGATGACGAAAGATCTGAACGGCGATCTCAAAGCCGATACAAAAACGCTGATAGACAAGGACTATGCCGGAAGTGGCTTGCCGGAACATTCGGGAAACGGTCTCTGGCGCAGCATGGACAACTGGTATTACAACGCCAAGTCCCGGTTGCGCTACCGGCTGACGGACGGGAAATGGCAGCGTGATTCGACGGAAGCACGTGGCCAGTGGGGCATCAGCCACGACGACAAAGGGCGGCTGTATTACAATTACAACTGGTCGCAGTTACACGCCGATCTGGTGCCGCCCAATTACCTGTCTGGCAATAAAAACCACACGCCTACTACGGGCATCGACTATGGCCTGACCCTCGAACGCCGTGTCTATCCGATTCGGCCAACGCCAGCCGTCAATCGCGGGTATATACCCGGAACGCTGGATAAGGAAGGTCGATTACAGGAATTTACGGCTGCGTGTTCGCCACTTTTTTACCGGGGCAACGCCCTGCCAACGGCTTACTACGGAAACGTGTTCGTTTGCGAACCAGCAGGGAACCTGATCAAGCGCAACCTTGTCGACGAAAAAGGGGTGTTGCTGAATGCGCATGATCCGCACCCCGGCGCCGAATTTCTGGCATCGACAGACGAACGGTTTCGGCCCGTTCACCTGGCTACCGGACCCGACGGAGCCTTGTACGTAGCCGATATGTACCGGGGCCTGATCCAGCATTCGGCCTACGTAACGCCTTACCTGAAAGAACAGACCCTGAGCCGCAACTTGCTTCAGCCCATCAACGCGGGTCGCATCTGGCGCATCGTTCCGGCGAACTGGACCGTGACGAAGCCCACGAAATTAGCAACGGCTTCGTCCGCTGAATTGGTTGCTCAGTTGTCGAACACCGATGGCTGGTATCGGGATATGGCGCAGCGGTTACTGGTCGAACACAATGATAAACGGGTGGAAAAATTGCTGACCGATGTGGTCCTGACAGGTACGAATAAACTGGGCCGTTTCCACGCGCTATGGACGCTCGATGGGCTCAAACTGAGCCGCCCGGATCTGTTGCTGCAACTCGTGTCGGACCCGGACCCGCTTGTGAGTAGCACGGCCCTGCGCATTCTTGAACCCTTCGCTAAGTCAGCGAAGCCCGTTCAGCAGAAGCTTGGTAAACAGTTGCTTGCTCAATGGGCGAACGCGCCTATCGAACAGGTACTACAGATGGCGTTAACGGCGAGGGTACTCGATCAAACCGATGCGCAACCCCTGCTGGCTGGTATAATTGATCGCTACGGCGAGACACCCCTGATTCGGGATGCGGTGTTGAGCAGTCTGCAAAATCAGGAGTTTGCGTTTCTGCAAAGCCTGCTGAAAGCACCGCAGTGGCAAGCGCAGAACCCGTCGAAGGAAATTTTTCTGGAGATGCTGACAACGTCGATTGTGCGGAAACGGAACACCGCTGAGTTGACGGCCTTGTTAACCAGACTCGATGCCAAAAAGCAGGCGCTGGGTTGGCAGGACAAAACGATACTGACCGGCATGTCGATCGCGGGAACGGCCCGCAAGCTGAAACCGATAAAACTGGCGTCCGCACCCGCCATTTTGACAGCTGCTACCAGTCCGATCGACTCTTCCCGGCTTAGTGCCCTGTCGTCGATGTTCGAGTGGCCGGGTCACGTTGCGGCCAAAACCAGCTCCGTCAAAAAGAGTTTGCTGAACGATGACGAGCAGAAACAATTCGCCCTGGGCCGCCAGCATTACCTAAGCACCTGCGCGGGTTGCCACGGGACCGATGGCGCTGGGCTGAATCGATTTGCTCCACCGCTTATTGGCTCCGACTGGGTGCTGGGCGACGAAAAGCGACTGGCACTGATTATCCTGCACGGCATGGAAGGACCTGTCAAGGTAGCCGGTAAAATCTATGACGCGCCGGATGTACTGCCCGTTATGCCAGCGCATTCAACGATGGATGATGGGGCCATTACCGCGATTCTGACCTACATCCGTAACGAATGGGGAAATCAGGCCGGGCCAATGGGCAAACGGGTGGTCGGTATGACCCGCGTTACGTCACAGGGGCGTGTCGTTCCCTGGACTGCCAAAGAACTGAACAAATACGTATTGGAGGCCAAGGCAACCAGTGGGAAATAA
- a CDS encoding sugar phosphate isomerase/epimerase family protein, whose amino-acid sequence MYRRAFLQKATVGAMALSLPQVPDFFKSTGMGIVVHSYASRWNPKTPSSAYPGFANALDLLDHCHQIGAGGAQVVVSDWTADFARKVRDKREKLGLYLEGSIGLPKKPDDVPKFEQEVVNAKEAGAQVLRTVCSSGRRYETYHSPEAFQELKKSALLSLQLAEPVLRKHSVKLGVENHKDWRANELVALLQQLNSEWVGVTLDFGNSIALLEDPMDVIQTLMPYVFTTHVKDMAVDEYADGFLLSEVPLGTGILDLPAIIERCKKHNPSITFNLEMITRDPLEIPCLTKAYWETFDGVSGADLARTLQLVRQHKPKSALPKISQLSADNRLAAEEANILACLSYSKDRIGLK is encoded by the coding sequence ATGTACAGACGAGCGTTTTTGCAAAAGGCAACGGTTGGTGCAATGGCGCTTTCGTTGCCACAAGTGCCCGACTTTTTCAAGTCGACAGGCATGGGTATTGTCGTGCATTCGTATGCGAGTCGCTGGAATCCAAAAACGCCGAGCAGTGCCTATCCCGGTTTCGCGAACGCGCTGGATTTGCTGGATCACTGTCATCAGATTGGTGCTGGTGGGGCGCAGGTCGTGGTAAGCGACTGGACGGCAGACTTTGCCAGAAAGGTACGCGACAAACGGGAGAAGCTTGGTTTGTATCTGGAGGGCTCCATTGGGTTACCGAAAAAGCCCGACGATGTGCCAAAATTCGAGCAGGAAGTTGTTAATGCGAAAGAAGCCGGGGCGCAGGTGCTACGAACCGTATGCTCGTCCGGGCGACGGTACGAAACCTACCATTCGCCGGAAGCTTTTCAGGAATTAAAGAAGAGTGCATTGCTTTCGTTACAACTGGCCGAACCCGTACTCCGCAAGCATAGCGTCAAGCTGGGCGTCGAAAACCATAAAGACTGGCGGGCGAACGAGCTGGTTGCGCTTCTTCAGCAACTGAACAGTGAGTGGGTAGGCGTTACGCTGGACTTTGGCAACAGCATTGCCCTGCTCGAAGACCCGATGGACGTTATCCAGACGCTGATGCCGTATGTATTCACGACGCACGTAAAGGATATGGCCGTCGACGAATATGCCGACGGTTTTCTGCTCTCCGAAGTGCCGCTGGGAACGGGTATTCTGGATTTACCCGCCATTATCGAACGCTGCAAGAAACACAACCCATCGATTACGTTCAATCTGGAAATGATCACGCGGGACCCGCTGGAAATTCCCTGCCTCACCAAGGCGTACTGGGAAACGTTCGACGGCGTATCGGGTGCCGATCTGGCCAGAACACTCCAATTGGTCAGGCAGCATAAACCCAAATCAGCGTTACCGAAGATCTCGCAACTATCGGCTGATAATCGATTGGCCGCCGAAGAGGCTAATATTCTGGCTTGCCTTTCCTACAGCAAAGATCGAATCGGCCTGAAATAA
- a CDS encoding SDR family NAD(P)-dependent oxidoreductase — protein sequence MPNDILPGIKQFDLTGKAAIITGGSKGLGLAMAAGLASAGASVMLVNRNADEGAEAARQLARDFGTNAISYSADITDITQTEAMAKAAMEAFGQIDILINSAGINIRGAIDEVTPDDFNKVLQVNVNGTWLCARAVTPYMKQQRRGSIINLASTLGLVGLANRTPYTASKGAVVQMTRALGLELAPFNINVNAICPGPFLTEMNLPIAHTDEAKVSVLGATALGRWGLLREIQGAAIFLASDAASYMVGSMLTVDGGWTAK from the coding sequence ATGCCTAACGACATACTTCCGGGAATAAAACAATTTGATCTGACGGGTAAGGCGGCCATTATTACGGGCGGCTCCAAAGGACTCGGACTGGCTATGGCCGCCGGACTGGCATCAGCGGGAGCCAGTGTGATGCTGGTAAATCGGAACGCAGACGAAGGAGCCGAAGCCGCCCGCCAGCTCGCCCGCGATTTTGGTACCAATGCCATCTCGTACAGCGCCGACATCACCGACATTACGCAAACGGAAGCTATGGCTAAAGCCGCTATGGAGGCATTTGGACAGATCGATATTCTGATCAATAGTGCCGGAATCAACATCCGGGGGGCTATCGACGAAGTGACGCCGGACGATTTTAATAAAGTGTTACAGGTTAACGTGAATGGCACCTGGCTATGCGCCCGAGCCGTGACACCTTATATGAAACAGCAGCGGAGAGGAAGCATTATCAACCTGGCCAGCACCCTCGGTTTGGTCGGGCTGGCCAACCGTACGCCCTATACCGCCAGTAAAGGAGCCGTTGTTCAGATGACCCGCGCCCTTGGGCTGGAACTGGCTCCGTTCAATATCAACGTCAATGCGATCTGTCCAGGTCCTTTTCTGACGGAAATGAACTTACCCATTGCGCATACGGACGAAGCGAAAGTTTCCGTGCTTGGGGCCACGGCGCTGGGTCGGTGGGGACTGTTGCGCGAAATTCAGGGCGCAGCCATTTTTCTGGCCAGCGATGCTGCTAGCTATATGGTCGGGTCGATGCTCACGGTCGATGGCGGCTGGACGGCAAAATAG
- a CDS encoding MFS transporter, whose protein sequence is MLALVFVNVVINYLDRSNLSVAASALSKDLQLGPEQLGYIFSAFGWTYALLQIPGGLIADRFGPRVLYAFCLVTWSIATLCQGFARGFASLFSLRLATGAFEAPSYPINNRVVTSWFPDHERASAISLYVSGQFIGLAFLTPVLVTVQYYAGWKGLFVGTGLVGIVWGIVWYLFYRDPLDHKTVNQAELDYIEEGGGLLSGKKTSTVWSWHNLKQVFSSRTLWGVYIGQFAVNATLWFFLTWFPTYLVQYRGLDFIKSGYLASVPFLAACAGLLLSGFVSDHLVKNGTSVSVARKTPIIAGLLLSISIIGANYTNDTTMIIFFMALAFFGSGMALISWVFVSILSPKQLIGLTGGVFNFMGNLASIVVPIVIGYLAKDGNFKPALVFIGGLGLVGACSYIFLVGKIERVVVRDNGVVS, encoded by the coding sequence ATGCTGGCGCTTGTGTTCGTCAACGTTGTGATTAACTACCTCGACCGCAGCAACTTGTCGGTAGCCGCTTCGGCGTTAAGCAAGGACTTGCAATTGGGGCCGGAGCAGTTGGGGTACATTTTTTCGGCGTTCGGGTGGACGTATGCGTTGCTACAAATTCCGGGTGGGTTAATTGCCGACCGGTTTGGTCCCCGCGTACTCTATGCGTTCTGTCTGGTTACGTGGTCAATTGCCACGCTTTGTCAGGGGTTTGCACGCGGGTTTGCCAGTTTATTTTCCCTACGGCTGGCAACCGGTGCGTTCGAGGCCCCGTCTTATCCGATCAATAACCGGGTAGTAACGAGCTGGTTCCCCGATCACGAGCGGGCGTCGGCCATCTCGCTGTACGTGTCGGGACAGTTCATCGGCCTCGCCTTCTTGACGCCGGTGTTGGTGACGGTTCAGTACTACGCTGGCTGGAAAGGATTGTTTGTTGGTACGGGTTTAGTCGGAATTGTATGGGGAATAGTCTGGTATCTGTTCTATCGCGATCCGCTGGATCACAAAACCGTAAATCAGGCGGAGCTGGACTACATCGAAGAGGGGGGCGGTTTGTTGAGCGGGAAAAAAACGTCAACCGTCTGGAGCTGGCATAACCTAAAGCAGGTGTTCTCGAGTCGTACCCTGTGGGGTGTCTACATTGGACAGTTCGCCGTCAATGCCACACTCTGGTTTTTTCTTACCTGGTTCCCGACGTATCTGGTGCAGTATCGGGGTTTGGACTTTATTAAATCGGGTTATCTGGCTTCAGTACCTTTTCTGGCGGCCTGTGCCGGGTTGCTTTTATCCGGTTTCGTGTCGGATCATCTGGTCAAAAATGGAACGTCGGTCAGCGTGGCTCGTAAAACACCGATCATCGCGGGGCTTCTTTTGTCCATCAGTATCATCGGAGCCAACTACACCAATGATACGACCATGATCATCTTCTTCATGGCGCTGGCTTTTTTTGGCTCGGGTATGGCCCTGATCTCGTGGGTGTTCGTGTCAATTTTGTCGCCCAAACAGTTGATTGGACTGACGGGGGGCGTATTCAATTTTATGGGTAATCTGGCCTCCATTGTCGTCCCTATCGTTATCGGTTACCTGGCGAAGGATGGTAATTTCAAACCGGCTCTTGTATTTATTGGTGGCTTAGGCTTAGTGGGGGCCTGTTCCTACATATTCCTGGTCGGAAAAATAGAGCGCGTCGTCGTTCGCGACAATGGTGTTGTGAGCTGA
- a CDS encoding M23 family metallopeptidase, with protein MIRRLTFISLLLLLFASANAQSPIEVFYEKDNTGAYAFSCRNTGFCPYTVTITFTQLDGLRTSATLPYQTDVRPGQQSLFKLQPQANQSTSFQYKVSFIKGCKQPKADTAVVYLLPAGPGKRVSATELAYIGKLYTGEADPKDWYSLALKMNSGDTVFAARRGMVSAVRSDAVVTGAHLGFNRDDNMVEINHPDCSFATYTVFRPNSVFVKPGQFVEAGTPLGIVGGENYDLGPHVRFAVHYNYEAPVIKNGQLTDRKQYWAYVPVRFWLKDKQQARRLEPRKAYLSEHPESVIEQEMSKREVKKWQKSHAK; from the coding sequence CTTTTACGAAAAAGACAATACGGGGGCGTATGCTTTTTCCTGTCGTAACACTGGCTTCTGTCCCTACACGGTTACCATTACATTCACTCAACTGGATGGCCTGCGAACCTCGGCGACGCTACCCTACCAAACTGATGTCAGGCCGGGGCAACAGTCGCTTTTTAAGCTACAGCCTCAAGCCAATCAATCGACATCGTTTCAGTATAAGGTCAGTTTCATCAAAGGCTGTAAACAACCAAAAGCCGATACAGCTGTCGTATATCTGCTACCGGCAGGTCCGGGTAAACGAGTTAGTGCTACCGAATTAGCGTATATCGGCAAGCTCTACACCGGTGAAGCAGACCCCAAAGACTGGTATTCGCTGGCCCTCAAAATGAACAGTGGAGACACCGTGTTTGCGGCCCGCCGGGGAATGGTATCAGCCGTGCGCAGTGATGCCGTGGTTACGGGGGCTCATCTGGGATTTAACCGCGATGACAACATGGTCGAGATCAACCACCCCGACTGTAGTTTTGCCACGTACACCGTTTTCCGGCCCAACAGTGTTTTTGTCAAGCCGGGTCAGTTTGTCGAAGCGGGAACTCCACTCGGCATCGTTGGGGGCGAAAACTACGATTTGGGACCGCATGTGCGCTTTGCCGTGCATTATAACTACGAAGCCCCTGTTATCAAAAATGGTCAGCTAACCGATCGGAAACAGTATTGGGCCTACGTACCCGTTCGGTTCTGGCTCAAGGATAAGCAGCAGGCCCGTCGGTTAGAGCCCCGAAAAGCGTACCTGTCCGAGCATCCCGAATCGGTCATTGAACAGGAAATGAGCAAACGGGAAGTGAAAAAATGGCAGAAAAGCCACGCCAAATAA